A genomic region of Miscanthus floridulus cultivar M001 chromosome 3, ASM1932011v1, whole genome shotgun sequence contains the following coding sequences:
- the LOC136547447 gene encoding heavy metal-associated isoprenylated plant protein 35-like: protein MASGEAEPLQYTTTTLRVSIHCEGCKKKVKKVLHSIEGVYKVTVDAAQHKVTVTGNVEAEALLRRLHKAGKQAALWPSPARAPAPVEAKKAEEAAPAALPVAAGESGAKDAKPKEAEEEEAKDKPPENGEGKEKKPAKDKGSDKADKGEAAAKPNKDEVNKDAEVITEPKETNKCSPEPAKQDAAEEAGAEESNGGGGKKGKKNKKSKPKDGDEGEAPAPAPAAPEKKPHQPAVPAPSPGPERPPHAAFPYYAAQPVLSYNVAHPSSSVSYYAPTPVVPMHPIPPPPQVVPYGYPPYPPMVPVPAEFLYGPPGMRSSPPQESYNNMFNEDNANSCSVM from the exons ATGGCGTCAGGGGAAGCAGAGCCGCTGCAGTACACG ACCACCACACTGCGGGTGTCCATCCACTGCGAGGGCTGTAAGAAGAAGGTCAAGAAAGTGCTCCACAGCATCGAAG GCGTGTACAAGGTGACGGTGGACGCGGCGCAGCACAAGGTGACCGTCACAGGCAACGTGGAAGCTGAAGCGCTCCTCCGGCGGCTGCACAAGGCCGGCAAGCAGGCGGCGCTCTGGCCTTCGCCGGCGCGGGCGCCGGCACCCGTCGAGGCCAAGAAGGCCGAGGAGGCCGCGCCTGCTGCGCTGCCAGTGGCAGCTGGGGAGAGTGGCGCCAAGGACGCAAAGCccaaggaggcggaggaggaggaggcgaaggATAAGCCCCCTGAGAATGGCGAGGGCAAGGAGAAGAAGCCGGCCAAGGACAAGGGCTCTGACAAGGCCGACAAAGGCGAGGCTGCGGCGAAACCCAATAAGGACGAGGTCAACAAGGACGCCGAGGTGATAACCGAGCCCAAGGAGACGAACAAGTGCTCCCCTGAGCCGGCGAAGCAAGACGCCGCCGAGGAGGCGGGCGCGGAGGAgtccaacggcggcggcggcaagaagggcaagaagaataagaagagcAAGCCAAAGGACGGCGACGAGGGGgaggccccggccccggccccggcaGCGCCCGAAAAAAAGCCACACCAACCAGCGGTGCCAGCGCCGTCGCCGGGCCCCGAGCGCCCGCCGCACGCCGCGTTCCCGTACTACGCGGCGCAGCCGGTGCTGAGCTACAACGTGGCGCACCCTAGCTCCAGCGTGTCGTACTACGCGCCCACGCCCGTGGTGCCGATGCACCCaataccgccgccgccgcaggtggTGCCCTACGGGTACCCGCCTTACCCGCCAATGGTGCCGGTGCCGGCGGAGTTCCTGTACGGCCCGCCGGGCATGCGGTCGTCCCCGCCGCAGGAGTCGTACAACAACATGTTCAACGAGGACAACGCCAACTCGTGCAGCGTCATGTGA